GAGGCCGAGTTCAACGAGCTCTCAATCAAGTATAAGGGGGTGTTCTGATGGCCGAGAGCCTCCCATACACCGAGAAGCTCAAGAAGTGGAATCGCTTTGAGGCCGAGAAGTTTAGCAAGAAGGCCCCTGTTACCACCCCCTATCCTTTTATTGACATCGAGAAGCCGCCGGAGTACAGGGGAATACCCCACATCAACCCCGAGAAGTGCATAGGCTGTGGGGCCTGTGTAAACGCCTGTCCACCCGATGCCCTGATAATGGAGTGGGACAAGGAGCACGGTGTCAAGAGACTCACATACAACGCTGCAAGATGTATCAGGTGTGCCCGTTGTATAGAGGTCTGCCCGACGGGAGCGATGGAGCCAACAACGAGGTTCGAAGTGGCAACTGACAACAAAGAAGATTTGGTAGAGGTTGTCGAGCACAAGTTAGCTTACTGCGAGGAGTGCGGAGAATACCTTGACTTCACCGAGAGGCAGATAGAGTACGTGAGGAACATCCTCCCGAAGGAAATATTTGACATGTATGCCCTCGAGGACAGGATAAAGCTCACACAGGAGGAAAAGATGCGTAGAACGGTCGTCAAACTCAGGGAAACCGAGGGCAACGTTTATCCGGCCTTCGTGCTCGTGGAGAAGCCAAGGAAATCCCCCAAAAGGGAAGGGGGTGAGGAGTAATGGGGAAGCAGAGGCTTAAGTCCGTCTGGGTCTATCACGTTGATGCCGGTTCATGTAACGGTTGCGACATTGAGGTTCTCGATGTGCTCAGTCCCTACTATGACCTTGAGAGATTGGGAATTAAAGTTGTTCCCAACCCGAGGCACGCGGATGTGCTCTTCATAACAGGGCCGCTCACGAGGCAGACGAGGATAATGATAAGAAAGGCCTATGAGGCCATGCCTCCAAAGCCGAGAATAGTCGTTGCCATAGGAACCTGTGCATCAAGTGGTGGAATCTTCTACAACAGCTACGCCCTCTACAATACTTCACCCCAGCGCGGAAGGGACAGGCTCAGGAGCGGTGGGCCGGAGATGATAGTCCCAATAGACATGTACATCCCCGGCTGTCCGCCCAGCCCAGAGGAGATACTCTATGGTGTCGCCCAGCTCCTCGGAATAAAGGAGAAGAAGATGAAGGGCGAGTACTGGATAGCCCTTCCGCCCGGGGAGAAAGCCGGCAAAGAGAATGAGATTGAGTTTAAGATTCCGGACAGACCTATACCGCTCCGTTACTGGCTGACGCTTCGTGAAGAACTTAGAAGGGTTGTGGGCTACTACGACAGGGATGCTGTCCTCAACGACTTCATCGAGCTGGTTGGAAAGGCCTTCGAAAGCGAGAACCCGAGGGAGAAGCTCCACGACCTAGTTACGGGATACTTCCTCAAGGAAAAGGACTCCAGGATAAAGGTGGCCATG
The Thermococcus sp. DNA segment above includes these coding regions:
- a CDS encoding 4Fe-4S dicluster domain-containing protein, translated to MAESLPYTEKLKKWNRFEAEKFSKKAPVTTPYPFIDIEKPPEYRGIPHINPEKCIGCGACVNACPPDALIMEWDKEHGVKRLTYNAARCIRCARCIEVCPTGAMEPTTRFEVATDNKEDLVEVVEHKLAYCEECGEYLDFTERQIEYVRNILPKEIFDMYALEDRIKLTQEEKMRRTVVKLRETEGNVYPAFVLVEKPRKSPKREGGEE
- a CDS encoding NADH-quinone oxidoreductase subunit B family protein, yielding MGKQRLKSVWVYHVDAGSCNGCDIEVLDVLSPYYDLERLGIKVVPNPRHADVLFITGPLTRQTRIMIRKAYEAMPPKPRIVVAIGTCASSGGIFYNSYALYNTSPQRGRDRLRSGGPEMIVPIDMYIPGCPPSPEEILYGVAQLLGIKEKKMKGEYWIALPPGEKAGKENEIEFKIPDRPIPLRYWLTLREELRRVVGYYDRDAVLNDFIELVGKAFESENPREKLHDLVTGYFLKEKDSRIKVAMRFLENEFWRLYDEYHSLGENIRKKYPVTAGV